In the Astatotilapia calliptera chromosome 5, fAstCal1.2, whole genome shotgun sequence genome, one interval contains:
- the LOC113022456 gene encoding msx2-interacting protein isoform X4, translating to MREYVKRFCLGLSHSDHLDFIWISFGNFFSKSSESRERAYDHSPYGHHDRSGTFDRQRHYNADYYRDRSVFTAAGPGSSSVGGSFEASDPHFDSRIRDPFTLTNSSRRDLYRDDRGRRVDRTYHHRRSRSSHSSQSRHPSPQRTTGQPLKTPHSPKKAPLSPGRGPRSRSHSRSSSSDSVSSTSSTGSGSDSNSSSSDGSQARSVQSSATHAPPQSSMALDSEEPRRSFGIKVQNLPVRSTDTSLKDGLFHEFKKHGKVTSVQIHGTSEDRYGLVFFRQQEDQEKALSVSKGKLFFGMLIEVTAWNGPETESENEFRPLDGRIDEFHPKATRTLFIGNLEKTTSYQQLLDIFQRFGEIVDIDIKKVNGVPQYAFVQYSDIASVCKAIKKMDGEYLGANRLKLGFGKSMPTTCVWLDGLSANITEQYLTRHFCRYGHVVKVVFDRLKGMALILYNNTDFAQTAVRETKGWKIGGNKIKVDFASQESQMAFYRSMQASGQDIRDFYEIPPERREDRRAPYHEFAAERAYYENIRTPGLYTEDTRREYAARSRDRFPELEHYQGDHFDPRYHEDPRDYRDYRDPFEQDIRKYTYIQRERERERERFEADRSRWSPSHPRRPISPTVSPSASERVPRDSERRVYSQSSERSDSVSSVSPPHFDKSEKTLLEHPSKSEKSSQSDRLSGTEKPKRAKRKEKGDKAEKIKSRKAKGQSPSNPLPETEPETGFDGGSGRGRGSDQDVHEKQKCKGDGDLLTSTLLAKSERSDMSKSDGSDLDGRNRLKKHVKSETDGKDSAVDLDRRAARKRRFGDSGAGRTARQKRSRHEEEDGNQSSDFGAGTTYLKEMDTDKHKDSQRKDSRPKNEKSGTPKDGQEDLKVQREKSEGSLDPLESKQHLGHPSSRRFSQEGIADQNSTREPDHHTSVKIGQNSEINKSAKNKEDHIDIDTSQSYRKQMEQNRRLHQQQQQRESEKTDKPASPQGTETEDLEHRSLVHEVGKPPEDVTDNFPSHKLKKPDQIDSESGIKRERVYRSFKQKSEDLDWTTSSPPGHFSNRPDEDFADPPQKELSRNDEKSQSDLELLVKRTHNTQVNKTGTPLLIVEDEKQKRWESRIKQGLLPDLNFSQNINKNIHNRKRLEYAICHDLEPGEVRSDSEEDREPKPHSPVPSTSMPFSERPRADRFSDPKQAQLEKNKFYSFALDQTITPDTKALLERAKSLSSSREDNWSFLDYDSHFVNLRNRKDTEKVEAAPRPTPSWYMKKKKTRIGSEDKLDDRKEEPKPEEQERRELFASRFLHSAVFELDSRRLQHLERKHEEPEQNSQQAAGDGELDSGPVVLFHSRFLELTRLQQQKNKTQQLQEAKEDTMPTNENKVEKAPVQEQQPLQSPETTETTTEAEIKPITPAENVVPEPKLEPASVTQTVIKDVPPPDDICVLLNPPHDPCPPVSVKKEQETDQEHVVSMQHPPIETSDSLPVPITASESNYSANRERHSPSEAKLDIVIEDVKPTFTELCHESHNELVSNSEPELNPEAKQPEVPVASSPVQPSLVEQLEVFKKETPSTCKLGSENEGDIKSQAGKVQVPVDSERNDEPVLSQKENKTKEIKNKKYKSLAQVASVPVASAPGTEKQATRKSERIDREKLKRGSSPRGESRSTGKSPIHGSDPDTSEHSIPVSRARRRNVKSVYATPVEDDTPVRSGKDVAELPRSARKRGTDKDAIQQNTEPDPPTPTHANKRGRPPKNRRQGDDTATAKVEKSKLDGKDTDSNESESGERIPRMSKGRTPPYDTKGSSNQMPTSLGSGSTRKGDKTEAADDNGQENDFTYEDTSPLQESSVSGKEDPSLKIDEKKEEMVKQGIELAKGKDVLHEKVYDDKSNGKEADASNLEEKTMSEKEKTLRGKAGNSKSPVLKNLKIRLHATEVKDLLQLGEEEPGTPEDSSKSLRHGDHSEQVLKCTNANKGGSSNEDNENAASDQKELLGASKNVISQELELEQAVENIAKLTDPTFPTEPTPPVPHTDVKSDPEEEKTSNPASESELMAAIDSITQAPPANLDVVSEPEIQDLVQHIKEDETNTSSVQEEPAFPNTPKKGPKGRPRTPKRFPKGQKQLRKDLKDGHSLTEESATPLADSTASDAKVFSETPAAAATTAVITPATWKTEPETSAVKATDVNAETESSSEEHIQHFKSVYPQSKSPICTKPQHLPSECNSPSLSPRANNPNVRPPQTSRNPVSPPDWRHHSKDTSASSLPIMPLPTKENQPLPSESENKDIDHGTSDLRQILKKHTTSSQTGSSSVSSNLPNLRDQNLSESNSQLTAIVSNKSSLSDSKISVHSAPPIVRPPQTTPETKSVISVIASTATSVISRICNPSEPEDKVNMNIVDIPIAKPSYRPSKDDAGSYPVLPAGDEGGSATRFIIESPTLSTGSCPGLRVNTSEGVVVLSHSGQKTEGPQRISAKISQIPSATPSEMESQQLVSIPKQDLYSQPGLQKGPSSQMDHGHPSKHQSGLSSIKQENTGLEKMDSAYQSGPQGVVKRLPPSNQQVIGYHQDYMPLKHPKKMDSADPHGTDGTKPPWTSAISPAISPHLPSPPGNHVGFSDRTPSHLGGVKQEPRSPRKSGHAHSPFVSSPIGSSSPKGIPVMLSTSHPAMQQFIAGVHHPEQSVIMPPHSVPGGLGRMSPHCVTQSIQVGHLVQGDVRVNTPPLSVMSYGMHSESLSSSWSSAMQPRPTSPQAVGRDKVLKVNPGSLRSHESSPAQLKLDTLQPDPRGSLRSSGHLDKTYIAQRDMRVLLHQQGDRSTADSHSGHIQETSLSPRAHALSKGVSDKDITKSLEAKRPHSPLPKDGMMGIRQSGQAMASPHRVQLMPPGPSGSFTDYPGMYSNPRGIHSQMPEASAVGLTQPPMNVTPAAGADHQAKDGKMTQPVNMVQLLTKYPIVWQGLLALKNDTAAVQLHFVCGNKALAHRSLPLQEGGALLRIVQRMRLEASQLESVARRMTGDTDYCLLLALPCGRDQDDVLNQTQALKAAFINYLQTKLAAGIINIPNPGSNQPAYVLQIFPPCEFSESHLSQLAPDLLNRISSISPHLMIVITSV from the exons ATGCGAGAATACGTGAAGCGTTTTTGCCTAGGTCTCTCACATTCTGACCACCTAGATTTTATTTGGATTAGTTTCGGTAACTTCTTTTCTAAAAG CTCAGAAAGCCGTGAACGTGCATATGATCACAGCCCATATGGACATCATGACCGCAGTGGTACTTTTGACAGACAGCGTCACTACAACGCCGATTATTACCGCGATCGCTCTGTGTTTACTGCTGCTGGCCCAGGCAGCAGTTCTGTTGGGGGAAGCTTTGAGGCGTCAGACCCACACTTTGACTCTAGAATCCGAGACCCTTTTACTCTTACTAACTCTTCACGACGTGACCTGTACCGAGATGACAGAGGACGGCGTGTCGATCGGACTTACCATCACCGTCGGAGTCGATCGTCTCACTCCTCACAGTCAAGGCATCCCTCCCCTCAGCGTACCACGGGGCAACCCCTCAAAACTCCTCATTCCCCTAAAAAAGCACCTTTGTCCCCTGGGAGAGGCCCGAGATCTCGATCTCACAGCAGATCTTCAAGCTCTGATTCAGTCAGCAGCACAAGCAGCACAGGCAGTGGCAG TGATTCAAACAGCAGCTCAAGTGATGGATCGCAGGCTCGTTCTGTTCAGTCATCAGCTACACACGCACCACCTCAGTCCTCTATGGCGCTTGACTCTGAAGAGCCCCGTAGGAGCTTTGGCATTAAAGTGCAAAATCTACCAGTACGCTCAACAG ACACGAGTTTGAAAGATGGACTTTTCCATGAATTCAAGAAACATGGGAAAGTGACTTCAGTTCAGATCCATGGAACATCAGAAGACCGCTATGGGTTGGTATTCTTCAGACAGCAAGAGGATCAAGAAAAAGCCCTTAGTGTCTCCAAAGGAAAGCTGTTTTTCGGCATGCTTATTGAAGTCACTGCCTGGAATGGACCAG aaacagaaagtgaaaatgAGTTCAGGCCTTTGGATGGGCGAATAGATGAATTCCATCCAAAGGCCACAAGGACACTGTTTATAGGGAACCTGGAGAAGACCACCAGTTACCAACAGCTTCTCGACATTTTCCAACGCTTTGGTGAAATTGTG GACATTGACATCAAGAAAGTAAATGGAGTTCCCCAGTATGCCTTTGTCCAGTATTCTGATATTGCCAGTGTTTGCAAGGCTataaagaagatggatggagagtATCTGGGAGCCAACAGACTAAAG CTCGGTTTTGGAAAGAGTATGCCTACAACATGTGTTTGGCTTGATGGGTTATCAGCCAATATTACAGAGCAATACCTCACGCGGCATTTCTGCCGCTACGGACATGTAGTTAAG gtGGTGTTTGATAGATTGAAGGGGATGGCTCTCATCTTGTACAACAACACCGACTTTGCTCAGACAGCTGTAAGAGAGACCAAAGGTTGGAAGATTGGtggcaataaaataaag GTGGATTTTGCAAGTCAAGAGAGTCAGATGGCTTTCTACCGATCCATGCAGGCATCTGGACAAGACATTAGAGACTTCTATGAAATCCCTCCTGAACGACG AGAGGATCGCAGAGCTCCGTATCATGAATTTGCAGCAGAAAGGGCTTACTATGAGAATATACGAACCCCTGGCCTCTATACAGAGGACACTCGAAGAGAGTATGCTGCCCGCAGCAGAGACCGGTTTCCTGAACTTGAACATTATCAAGGGGATCATTTTGACCCACGCTATCATGAAGACCCTAGAGACTACAGGGATTACAGAGACCCCTTTGAGCAAGACATCCGGAAGTACACATATATTCAAAGGGAACGAGAAAGGGAGCGAGAACGTTTTGAAGCTGATCGCAGCAGGTGGAGCCCTTCCCATCCAAGGCGACCTATTAGTCCAACAGTATCACCTTCAGCATCTGAGCGGGTTCCTAGAGACTCAGAACGACGAGTTTACAGCCAGTCATCTGAACGAAGTGACAGCGTGAGTTCAGTGTCACCACCACATTTTGATAAATCTGAAAAGACCCTGCTAGAACATCCCTCCAAGAGCGAGAAGAGCAGTCAGTCGGATCGTTTATCTGGAACTGAGAAACCCAAACGTGCAAAACGGAAAGAGAAAGGCGACAAAGCTGAAAAGATCAAATCAAGAAAAGCAAAGGGGCAATCCCCATCAAATCCACTACCTGAAACAGAGCCTGAGACTGGTTTTGATGGAGGGTCTGGAAGGGGAAGAGGATCAGACCAGGATGtccatgaaaaacagaaatgtaaaggGGATGGCGACCTTCTTACTAGTACTCTGTTAGCAAAAAGTGAACGATCTGACATGAGTAAAAGTGATGGTTCAGACTTGGATGGAAGGAATCGACTCAAGAAGCATGTTAAGTCTGAAACTGATGGAAAAGATTCTGCAGTAGATTTGGATCGCCGTGCTGCAAGAAAAAGGCGTTTTGGTGACTCTGGAGCAGGAAGGACTGCTCGTCAGAAGAGAAGCAggcatgaggaggaggatggtaATCAGTCTTCTGACTTTGGTGCAGGTACAACATATTTGAAAGAAATGgatacagacaaacacaaagattCCCAGAGGAAAGATTCAAGacctaaaaatgaaaaaagtggaACTCCAAAAGATGGTCAAGAGGACCTTAAAGTACAAAGAGAGAAATCAGAGGGATCTTTGGACCCACTGGAGTCCAAACAACATCTAGGGCACCCTTCCTCCAGACGATTTTCACAAGAGGGTATTGCAGACCAAAACAGTACAAGAGAACCAGACCACCATACTTCTGTAAAAATTGGTCAAAATTCTGAAATTAACAAAAGTGCCAAGAATAAAGAAGACCACATTGACATTGATACCTCTCAAAGTTATCGCAAACAGATGGAGCAAAACAGACGtttgcatcagcagcagcaacagcgcGAGTCTGAGAAAACTGACAAACCAGCTAGTCCCCAAGGAACTGAAACAGAGGACTTGGAGCATCGGAGCCTCGTGCATGAAGTTGGTAAACCCCCTGAGGATGTCACAGATAATTTTCCGTCCCACAAATTAAAGAAACCAGACCAGATTGACTCCGAGTCAGGGATAAAGAGAGAGCGTGTGTACAGGAgctttaaacaaaaaagtgaagaTCTAGACTGGACCACCAGCTCCCCTCCAGGACATTTCTCGAATCGTCCAGATGAGGACTTTGCAGATCCTCCTCAGAAAGAGTTGAGCCGAAATGATGAAAAATCTCAATCAGATCTGGAGTTATTAGTCAAAAGGACACATAACACACAAGTTAACAAGACAGGCACTCCTTTACTCATTGTGGAGGACGAGAAACAAAAGAGATGGGAAAGCAGAATTAAACAAGGCTTGTTACCTGATCTGAACTTttctcaaaatataaataaaaacattcacaaTCGCAAACGTTTGGAGTACGCTATTTGTCATGACTTGGAGCCTGGGGAAGTACGATCCGACTCCGaagaggacagagagcccaAACCCCACTCTCCTGTGCCCTCCACATCTATGCCTTTTTCTGAAAGACCAAGAGCTGACAGATTTTCAGACCCTAAACAAGCACAGCTTGAGAAGAATAAATTCTACTCCTTTGCACTTGACCAGACTATCACACCTGACACAAAGGCTCTGCTTGAGCGTGCAAAATCTCTGTCATCTTCCAGAGAAGATAACTGGTCATTTTTAGACTACGATTCTCATTTTGTAAACTTGCGTAACAGAAAAGACACTGAAAAGGTGGAAGCAGCACCAAGACCAACACCTTCCTggtatatgaaaaagaaaaagactcgAATTGGATCGGAAGATAAACTTGATGACAGGAAAGAGGAACCTAAGCCAGAGGAACAAGAACGCAGGGAGCTATTTGCCTCCCGATTCCTTCACAGCGCTGTCTTTGAGCTGGACTCGAGACGACTTCAGCACCTGGAACGCAAGCATGAGGAACCTGAGCAAAACAGTCAGCAAGCAGCAGGAGATGGTGAACTTGACTCAGGGCCTGTTGTCCTTTTCCATAGTCGTTTTTTGGAACTAACACGACTAcagcaacagaaaaataaaactcagcAGCTACAGGAGGCAAAAGAAGACACTATGcccacaaatgaaaacaaagtagAAAAAGCTCCTGTTCAAGAGCAACAACCTCTTCAGTCACCTGAAACAACAGAAACTACCACAGAGGCAGAAATTAAACCAATTACCCCTGCTGAAAATGTAGTTCCTGAACCCAAACTCGAACCAGCGTCTGTCACTCAAACTGTGATCAAAGACGTTCCTCCACCTGATGACATATGTGTTTTACTAAACCCACCCCATGATCCATGTCCCCCTGTGTCTGTCAAAAAGGAACAAGAAACGGATCAGGAACATGTTGTTTCCATGCAGCACCCACCAATTGAGACGTCAGATTCTCTGCCTGTACCCATTACAGCATCTGAATCCAACTATTCAGCGAATAGAGAGAGACATTCTCCGTCTGAGGCAAAGCTGGATATTGTTATTGAGGATGTAAAACCTACATTCACAGAACTTTGCCACGAGTCTCACAATGAGCTTGTTAGCAATTCTGAACCAGAGCTGAATCCTGAGGCAAAACAACCAGAAGTACCTGTAGCCAGTAGTCCAGTACAGCCTAGTCTTGTTGAGCAGTTGGAAGTATTCAAGAAAGAGACTCCATCCACTTGTAAATTAGGATCAGAGAATGAAGGTGACATAAAATCTCAAGCTGGTAAAGTACAGGTACCAGTTGACAGTGAAAGAAATGATGAACCAGTCTTAtctcagaaagaaaataaaacaaaagaaataaaaaataagaagtaTAAGTCTCTTGCACAAGTTGCTTCTGTTCCTGTAGCGTCTGCACCAGGTACTGAGAAACAAGCAACACGCAAGAGTGAGCGCATTGACAGAGAGAAGCTGAAACGTGGCTCATCCCCGAGAGGTGAGTCGAGGTCCACAGGCAAATCTCCAATCCATGGATCAGATCCCGATACCTCTGAGCACAGCATACCAGTAAGCAGAGCAAGACGAAGAAATGTTAAATCAGTCTATGCCACCCCAGTTGAAGATGATACACCAGTTCGTTCCGGAAAGGATGTTGCAGAGTTGCCACGCTCTGCCCGAAAACGTGGTACAGACAAAGATGCCATACAACAAAATACTGAACCAGATCCACCAACTCCAACACATGCAAATAAACGTGGTCGGCCTCCCAAGAATCGCAGGCAAGGTGATGATACTGCAACTGCTAAAGTAGAAAAATCTAAACTGGATGGTAAAGACACGGATTCAAATGAATCAGAAAGTGGTGAACGTATTCCAAGAATGTCAAAAGGGAGAACGCCACCGTATGACACAAAGGGTTCATCAAATCAGATGCCCACATCACTAGGATCTGGATCAACAAGGAAGGGGGACAAAACTGAGGCAGCTGATGATAATGGTCAGGAAAATGATTTCACGTATGAAGATACCTCGCCTTTGCAAGAGTCATCAGTTTCAGGTAAAGAAGATCCATCGCTGAAAATTgatgaaaagaaagaggagatgGTCAAACAAGGCATAGAATTGGCCAAAGGTAAAGATGTTCTCCATGAAAAGGTATATGATGacaaatcaaatggaaaagaggCAGATGCCTCCAACCTGGAAGAGAAAACCatgtcagaaaaagagaaaactcttAGAGGAAAAGCAGGGAATTCCAAGTCACCAGTCCTCAAGAACCTCAAAATCAGACTGCATGCAACAGAGGTGAAAGACCTTCTTCAGTTAGGAGAAGAAGAGCCTGGGACTCCAGAAGACTCGTCAAAAAGTCTTAGACATGGTGACCACAGTGAACAGGTTTTAAAGTGCACAAATGCTAACAAAGGAGGCTCCAGCAATGAAGACAATGAAAATGCAGCTTCAGACCAAAAGGAGCTCCTGGGAGCatcaaaaaatgtaatttcacaGGAGCTGGAACTGGAGCAAGCTGTGGAGAACATTGCTAAACTAACAGATCCAACCTTTCCAACAGAACCAACACCGCCTGTCCCTCATACAGATGTAAAAAGTGAcccagaggaagaaaaaacatctaATCCTGCCAGTGAGTCAGAACTGATGGCTGCTATTGATTCAATAACCCAGGCACCTCCAGCAAATCTAGATGTAGTCTCAGAACCTGAGATTCAAGACTTGGTTCAGCACATCAAGGAAGATGAAACAAATACATCTTCTGTCCAGGAGGAACCCGCTTTCCCAAACACACCCAAAAAGGGCCCCAAGGGAAGACCTAGAACACCTAAACGTTTTCCTAAAGGCCAGAAACAATTAAGAAAGGATTTGAAAGATGGACATTCGTTAACTGAGGAATCGGCAACCCCATTAGCAGATAGTACAGCTTCTGATGCAAAGGTTTTTTCTGAGacacctgctgctgcagcaacTACTGCAGTTATTACTCCTGCTACTTGGAAGACAGAGCCTGAAACCTCAGCAGTCAAAGCTACAGATGTAAACGCAGAGACAGAGTCATCTTCAGAAGAACACATCCAGCATTTCAAGTCTGTTTACCCGCAATCCAAGAGTCCAATATGCACAAAGCCACAGCACTTGCCATCTGAATGCAactctccttctctgtcaccACGAGCTAACAACCCAAATGTCAGACCCCCTCAAACAAGCAGAAATCCTGTTTCTCCACCAGACTGGCGCCATCATTCTAAAGATACCAGTGCCTCTTCCTTACCAATCATGCCATTACCAACCAAGGAAAACCAGCCTTTACCATCAGAGTCTGAAAACAAGGATATTGATCATGGCACAAGTGACTTGAGAcagattttaaagaaacataCAACTAGTTCACAGACAGGCAGCAGCTCTGTTTCAAGTAATCTGCCAAACCTTCGAGATCAGAACCTATCTGAAAGTAATTCTCAGCTCACAGCCATTGTGTCAAATAAGTCATCACTGTCTGATAGTAAAATATCAGTGCATTCTGCCCCACCTATTGTTAGACCTCCACAAACGACTCCTGAGACAAAGTCTGTGATCTCTGTTATTGCATCCACTGCCACATCTGTTATCAGCCGTATTTGCAATCCTTCTGAGCCTGAGGATAAGGTGAACATGAACATTGTTGACATTCCTATAGCCAAACCAAGTTATAGGCCCAGCAAAGATGATGCTGGGTCATATCCTGTGCTGCCTGCTGGTGATGAAGGAGGAAGTGCCACACGCTTCATTATTGAGAGCCCCACTCTTAGCACTGGATCTTGCCCAGGTCTGAGAGTAAATACATCTGAAGGAGTGGTGGTATTGAGCCATTCTGGTCAAAAAACAGAGGGACCCCAGCGAATTAGTGCAAAGATAAGTCAGATCCCATCAGCAACACCAAGTGAGATGGAATCTCAGCAACTGGTATCCATACCCAAGCAGGATTTGTATTCCCAGCCAGGGCTTCAAAAAGGGCCTTCATCACAGATGGATCATGGGCATCCCAGTAAACACCAGTCAGGATTGTCTTCaatcaaacaagaaaacactggtTTGGAAAAGATGGATTCCGCTTACCAATCTGGACCTCAAGGAGTAGTGAAGCGTCTGCCACCAAGCAACCAGCAGGTAATAGGTTACCATCAAGATTACATGCCTttaaaacatccaaagaaaatgGATAGTGCTGATCCTCATGGTACAGATGGAACCAAACCGCCTTGGACCTCTGCCATAAGCCCTGCAATAAGCCCCCATTTACCCTCTCCACCTGGAAACCACGTAGGTTTTAGTGATAGAACTCCTTCACATCTCGGTGGGGTCAAGCAGGAACCACGGTCCCCACGTAAGTCAGGGCACGCACACTCTCCATTTGTGTCTTCACCCATTGGTTCCTCATCACCCAAGGGTATTCCAGTTATGTTATCCACTAGCCATCCTGCCATGCAACAGTTTATTGCTGGCGTGCATCATCCCGAGCAGTCTGTTATCATGCCACCTCATAGTGTGCCTGGAGGCTTGGGACGAATGTCTCCACATTGTGTTACTCAGTCAATTCAAGTGGGGCATCTGGTCCAGGGAGATGTCAGAGTCAATACTCCACCTCTTTCTGTGATGAGCTACGGCATGCACAGTGAGTCGCTCAGCTCCTCTTGGTCTAGTGCCATGCAGCCACGGCCTACCTCACCTCAGGCTGTTGGCAGAGACAAGGTTCTCAAAGTAAACCCAGGTTCTTTGAGGAGTCATGAGTCATCTCCTGCACagctgaagctggacactctgcaGCCCGATCCTCGTGGGAGTTTGCGGAGTAGTGGCCATTTGGACAAAACATACatagcacagagagacatgcgTGTTCTTTTGCATCAACAGGGGGATCGTTCAACCGCAGACTCTCATTCTGGACACATTCAGGAGACCTCTCTATCTCCAAGAGCACATGCTTTGTCTAAAGGTGTGTCCGATAAGGATATAACAAAGTCTTTAGAGGCAAAGAGGCCCCACTCTCCACTTCCTAAGGATGGAATGATGGGAATCAGACAATCCGGACAAGCAATGGCATCTCCCCACAGGGTTCAGCTGATGCCACCTGGACCTAGTGGTTCATTCACAGACTACCCGGGGATGTACTCAAACCCGAGAGGAATCCATTCTCAAATGCCAGAAGCGTCTGCTGTTGGACTTACCCAGCCGCCAATGAATGTCACACCTGCTGCG GGTGCGGACCACCAGGCAAAAGATGGCAAGATGACACAGCCTGTTAATATGGTGCAGTTACTCACG AAATACCCTATTGTGTGGCAAGGGTTGCTTGCACTTAAAAACGACACCGCTGCAGTCCAGCTGCATTTCGTCTGTGGCAACAAAGCTTTGGCTCATCGATCACTGCCCCTACAAGAAGGAGGTGCACTGCTTAGGATTGTCCAGAGGATGAGACTGGAGGCTTCACAACTGGAGAGTGTAGCCAGAAGAATGACT GGAGACACCGACTACTGTCTCCTCCTTGCTCTGCCTTGTGGACGAGATCAAGATGACGTCCTGAACCAGACCCAAGCTCTTAAGGCAGCGTTCATCAATTACTTGCAGACAAAGTTGGCTGCTGGTATTATCAACATCCCCAACCCAGGTTCCAATCAG